The following is a genomic window from Planctomycetia bacterium.
GGCGATCGCATATCTGACGCGAAGACACGCGGCGAGCAGGGCCTCCAACTCATCGAGCGGATAGACCGTCGCCGGGTCGGACTTCGCGTCTTCCGGCCGGTCATGCACTTCAAGAAAAAGCGCATCGGCGCCCGCGGCCATCGAGGTCTTGGCGAGAAGCGGCACGTACTGTCGCAGACCGCCGGATTGATGCCCCTGTCCGCCGGGAATCTGGCAACTGTGCGTCGCGTCAAAGATGACAGGGGCAAAGGCCTGCATGATCGGGATGCAGGTGAAATCATTCACCAATCGGCCATAACCGAAGAACGTGCCCCGGTCGGTGAGCAAAACGCGATCGTTCCCCTCGCCGCGGACCTTGGCCGCAGCCTGCCCCATCTGGTCCGGGGCCATGAATTGGCCCTTCTTGATATTCACGGCCCGGTGCGTTCGCGCGGCGGAGACGATGAGGTCGGTCTGCCGACAAAGGAACGCGGGGATCTGAAGGATGTCCGCCACCTCGGCAGCCGGCGCTGCCTGATCCGCGGTGTGAATGTCTGTGACAATCGGCACGCCGATTCGCTTCTTCACCTCATCCAGCGTGCGCAGGCCCTCTTCGATGCCCGGTCCGCGAAAGCCGCTGGCGCTGGTGCGATTGGCCTTGTCGAAGCTGCACTTGAAGACGTAGTGGATGCCGAGTTTCTTGCAGATGCCGGCCACCTTGTCGGCGACCATCAGGCAGTGTTCGGTCGATTCGATGATGCAGGGCCCGGCCAACAGGGCAAGTGGCTGGCCGCGACCGATCTTGAAGGAACCAATTTCTACTTCCGGGGGCGTCATCGGGGTCTCGATTTTTGTTGACCTGAAAAGTACCGAGACATCATCCTAGTCGGTTCGAATAAGCCGGGAAAGGTTCGCTAGACCATGGGCGGCCGTCGCGGCTTGATCGATCCGTCGGCATTGTAATTGGCGATTTCCGGGGCCGACAGCCCAACCAGATGGGAAGCCTCGTTCAGGCAGGCGAGCGTGCTGACGCCGTTATAAAAGCGCAGCGCGGAGATCGTCGCGTTATCGATGACATAGCGAAAACTCGGGCACGTCCCCTCGGCCAGCCAGCCATGCACCAGTCGGGACGACGGGCTGCCATGACTGATGAGGACAACCGCCGCATCGCTTTCCCCCCACCGGGCCTTGAGATGATCGGCGAGTGAGCGCATCCTTCCGTCCAGCTCGTCCGACGACTCATCGTGTGCCGGCCAGACCCATTGGCCGTCGTAATC
Proteins encoded in this region:
- the kdsA gene encoding 3-deoxy-8-phosphooctulonate synthase; translation: MTPPEVEIGSFKIGRGQPLALLAGPCIIESTEHCLMVADKVAGICKKLGIHYVFKCSFDKANRTSASGFRGPGIEEGLRTLDEVKKRIGVPIVTDIHTADQAAPAAEVADILQIPAFLCRQTDLIVSAARTHRAVNIKKGQFMAPDQMGQAAAKVRGEGNDRVLLTDRGTFFGYGRLVNDFTCIPIMQAFAPVIFDATHSCQIPGGQGHQSGGLRQYVPLLAKTSMAAGADALFLEVHDRPEDAKSDPATVYPLDELEALLAACLRVRYAIADGAHR